Proteins encoded within one genomic window of Halorussus salilacus:
- a CDS encoding AzlC family ABC transporter permease, with protein MSSPRTDFLSGVRVSVPILLGIVPFGMVAGVAAVGAGIPAVEALAMSVVIFAGASQLAAAELVGRNAPAVVVVFTVLVINLRMVMYSASIAPYFARQSARWKAGLSYLLTDQAYAVSLLQFERDEETSRRWYYLGVAVPLWVVWQMATVAGIALGSGVPDGWQLDFAVPLVFLAVLVPAVTDRATAAAALVGGGVAVVANGLPYNLGLITAAVVGIVTGLLVEEVA; from the coding sequence GTGTCGTCACCACGCACGGACTTCCTCTCGGGCGTTCGAGTCTCTGTGCCCATCCTGCTCGGCATCGTCCCGTTCGGCATGGTCGCGGGCGTCGCCGCGGTCGGCGCGGGCATCCCGGCGGTCGAGGCGCTCGCGATGTCGGTCGTCATCTTCGCGGGGGCCTCCCAGCTCGCGGCCGCCGAGCTCGTCGGTCGGAACGCGCCCGCGGTCGTGGTCGTGTTCACGGTGCTGGTCATCAACCTCCGGATGGTGATGTACAGCGCGTCCATCGCGCCGTACTTCGCGCGCCAGTCGGCGAGGTGGAAGGCCGGGCTGTCGTACCTGCTGACCGACCAGGCCTACGCCGTCTCGCTGTTGCAGTTCGAGCGCGACGAGGAGACCTCCCGGCGGTGGTACTACCTCGGGGTGGCGGTTCCCCTCTGGGTGGTGTGGCAGATGGCCACCGTCGCGGGCATCGCGCTCGGGTCCGGGGTCCCCGACGGCTGGCAGCTCGACTTCGCGGTCCCGCTGGTCTTCCTCGCCGTGCTCGTCCCGGCGGTGACCGACCGCGCGACCGCCGCCGCGGCGCTCGTCGGCGGCGGGGTCGCCGTCGTTGCCAACGGTCTCCCGTACAATCTCGGGCTGATAACCGCCGCGGTCGTCGGCATCGTCACCGGCCTGCTGGTCGAGGAGGTGGCGTAG
- a CDS encoding AzlD domain-containing protein, translating to MAGTDYGSLALWAVILAAGVGTFAFRFSFIALFGRLDDVPEGVERALRFVPAAVLAALVAPDLVYADGAVAFTPANPRLLAGAVAAAVAWRTEDIAATLVAGMATLWMLAFAVP from the coding sequence ATGGCCGGGACCGACTACGGTTCCCTCGCGCTCTGGGCGGTCATCCTCGCGGCCGGTGTCGGAACGTTCGCGTTCCGGTTCTCGTTCATCGCGCTGTTCGGCCGTCTCGACGACGTTCCCGAGGGCGTCGAGCGCGCGCTCCGGTTCGTCCCCGCGGCGGTACTGGCGGCGCTCGTCGCGCCGGACCTGGTCTACGCCGACGGGGCGGTCGCGTTCACGCCCGCGAACCCGCGCCTGCTCGCGGGCGCGGTCGCGGCCGCGGTCGCGTGGCGCACGGAGGACATCGCGGCGACGCTGGTCGCCGGGATGGCGACGCTGTGGATGCTGGCGTTCGCGGTTCCCTGA
- a CDS encoding deoxyribonuclease IV, with the protein MNVGAHVSIAGGLDNAIANQIEVGGNCGQIFTHSPQVWQDPNIGEGEADAFRDGSATEDLGPWVIHSSYLVNLCTPKEGLREKSIDSMQKEVDAADRLDIPYVNVHLGAHTGAGVENGLDNAASALDELDIPDGVTVLVESDAGSGTKLGGDFEHLAEVLDRSEQDLDVCLDTAHAFAAGYDLSSEAAVEETVAEFDDVVGLDHLKYVHLNDSKHECGTNKDEHAHIGEGLIGEEGMRAFVNHPAIEDVPLALETPHEDGRGFAWNIEKVRELRGEN; encoded by the coding sequence ATGAACGTCGGAGCGCACGTCTCCATCGCTGGCGGCCTGGACAACGCGATAGCAAACCAGATCGAGGTCGGGGGCAACTGCGGTCAGATATTCACCCACTCCCCGCAGGTGTGGCAGGACCCGAACATCGGCGAGGGTGAGGCCGACGCCTTCCGCGACGGCTCGGCCACCGAGGACCTCGGCCCGTGGGTCATCCACTCGTCGTACCTCGTGAACCTCTGCACTCCCAAGGAGGGCCTCCGCGAGAAGTCCATCGACAGCATGCAGAAGGAGGTCGACGCCGCCGACAGACTCGACATCCCGTACGTCAACGTCCACCTCGGCGCGCACACCGGCGCGGGGGTCGAGAACGGCCTCGACAACGCCGCCAGCGCGCTCGACGAGCTCGACATCCCCGACGGCGTGACAGTCCTCGTCGAGAGCGACGCTGGGAGCGGCACCAAGCTGGGCGGGGACTTCGAACACCTCGCGGAGGTGCTCGACCGCTCCGAGCAGGACCTCGACGTGTGTCTCGACACCGCCCACGCGTTCGCGGCGGGCTACGACCTCTCCAGCGAGGCGGCCGTCGAGGAGACCGTCGCGGAGTTCGACGACGTGGTCGGCCTCGACCACCTGAAGTACGTCCACCTCAACGACTCCAAGCACGAGTGTGGCACCAACAAGGACGAACACGCTCACATCGGCGAGGGCCTCATCGGCGAGGAGGGCATGCGGGCGTTCGTCAACCACCCCGCCATCGAGGACGTGCCGCTCGCGCTGGAGACGCCCCACGAGGACGGCCGGGGCTTCGCGTGGAACATCGAGAAGGTGCGGGAACTGCGCGGCGAGAACTGA
- a CDS encoding redoxin domain-containing protein — translation MSDSRGLAVGERVPDVTETLVRPDGDRAEATLSELYDEKPVLLSFYTNDFSPDCIEEWCSFRDYDWFASGDDVRVVGVSKSRPYTHRKFIDYLDLNFPLYADTDLAISDAFGVTYRVFKVAARSRRSCFLVDTDGVVRYKWVGEHPLDPTRDTPPVADVHEAIVEEFGDDPETFGF, via the coding sequence ATGAGCGATTCCCGCGGGTTGGCGGTCGGCGAGCGGGTTCCGGACGTGACCGAGACGCTGGTCCGTCCCGACGGCGACAGAGCAGAGGCGACGCTGTCGGAGCTCTACGACGAGAAACCGGTGCTGCTCTCGTTCTACACCAACGACTTCAGCCCCGACTGCATCGAGGAGTGGTGTTCGTTCCGCGACTACGACTGGTTCGCCAGCGGCGACGACGTGCGCGTGGTCGGGGTCAGCAAGTCCCGACCCTACACCCACCGGAAGTTCATCGACTACCTCGACCTGAACTTCCCGCTGTACGCCGACACCGACCTCGCCATCTCCGACGCGTTCGGCGTGACCTACCGCGTGTTCAAGGTCGCCGCGCGGTCGCGCCGGTCGTGCTTCCTCGTGGACACCGACGGCGTGGTCCGGTACAAGTGGGTGGGCGAACACCCGCTGGACCCGACCCGCGACACCCCGCCGGTCGCCGACGTTCACGAGGCCATCGTCGAGGAGTTCGGCGACGACCCCGAGACGTTCGGGTTCTGA
- a CDS encoding lipoate--protein ligase family protein has translation MALSDREWRLIREESRRGPMNMALDEIAAETAAEGGPRTVRVYQWDPSTLSLGYRQEPETVAWEYCDREGITVTRRPTGGGGIYHDRRGDISYSIVAPADELPGDLMDTYELLCEPVFDAFDRLGIDARFTDEKLPAIHQPACYLRELHPAHDVVAGGSAAGAASSDRGGGHARKISGNAQYRRKDAVIQHGSLKFDLDAERHLGVFSAPDTTPEEFRERVTTMREQGRAARDPARERGGPSREEAVEAVEEALREWADAEEGSWTDDELSRARERAAEKFESDAWVREREDPTE, from the coding sequence ATGGCGCTGTCCGACCGCGAGTGGCGGCTGATTCGCGAGGAGTCCCGCCGCGGACCGATGAACATGGCGCTCGACGAGATCGCCGCGGAGACGGCCGCCGAGGGCGGTCCGCGGACCGTTCGGGTCTACCAGTGGGACCCCAGCACTCTCTCGCTGGGCTACCGGCAGGAGCCCGAGACCGTGGCGTGGGAGTACTGCGACCGCGAGGGAATCACCGTCACCCGGCGACCCACCGGCGGCGGCGGCATCTACCACGACCGCCGCGGTGACATCTCCTACTCCATCGTCGCGCCCGCCGACGAACTCCCGGGCGACCTGATGGACACCTACGAACTGCTCTGCGAACCCGTCTTCGACGCGTTCGACCGACTCGGAATCGACGCCCGGTTCACCGACGAGAAGCTTCCGGCCATCCACCAGCCAGCGTGCTACCTCCGGGAACTCCACCCGGCCCACGACGTGGTGGCCGGAGGCTCGGCGGCCGGAGCCGCCTCGTCCGACCGTGGCGGTGGGCACGCGCGCAAGATATCCGGAAACGCCCAGTACCGCCGGAAGGACGCGGTCATCCAGCACGGCTCGCTGAAGTTCGACCTCGACGCCGAGCGCCACCTCGGGGTCTTCTCGGCCCCCGACACCACTCCCGAGGAGTTCCGCGAGCGCGTGACCACGATGCGCGAGCAGGGTCGCGCCGCGCGCGACCCTGCTCGCGAGCGAGGGGGACCGAGCCGCGAGGAAGCGGTCGAGGCCGTCGAGGAGGCCCTCCGAGAGTGGGCCGACGCCGAGGAGGGGTCGTGGACCGACGACGAGCTGTCGCGGGCGCGCGAGCGAGCGGCGGAGAAGTTCGAGAGCGACGCGTGGGTCCGGGAGCGCGAGGACCCGACGGAATAG
- a CDS encoding YbhB/YbcL family Raf kinase inhibitor-like protein — MSELSFRTPAFTHGESIPAKYTCEGEDVSPELTVGNVPGDAAALAVVVDDPDAPAGTFTHWLLWNVPADTVELPEGVAAREQVPDLGGAKQGENDFGDVGYRGPCPPEGETHEYRFTLYVLHEELDVDAGAVRTEVQDALDGATDDSAQFTAIFGR; from the coding sequence ATGTCCGAACTCTCCTTTCGCACCCCGGCGTTCACACACGGCGAATCGATTCCGGCCAAGTACACCTGCGAGGGCGAAGACGTCTCCCCCGAGTTGACCGTCGGGAACGTCCCCGGCGACGCCGCGGCGCTCGCGGTGGTGGTCGACGACCCCGACGCGCCCGCGGGAACCTTCACCCACTGGTTGCTCTGGAACGTCCCCGCCGACACCGTCGAGCTCCCGGAGGGCGTGGCGGCCCGCGAGCAAGTCCCGGACCTCGGCGGGGCCAAGCAGGGCGAGAACGACTTCGGCGACGTGGGATACCGGGGACCGTGCCCGCCGGAGGGCGAGACCCACGAGTACCGGTTCACGCTGTACGTGCTCCACGAGGAACTCGACGTGGACGCGGGCGCGGTCCGCACGGAAGTGCAGGACGCGCTCGACGGCGCGACCGACGACTCCGCGCAGTTCACCGCCATCTTCGGACGCTGA
- a CDS encoding serine/threonine-protein kinase RIO2, with translation MVQNVAGMLRELEPEDFHLLSGVEQGMRFSEWVAREKIPEFARLTPEEVDYRLDRCLDRDLVERKTIQYEGYRLKFEGYDALALHTFAERESIEGFGAPLGVGKESDVYEVQSYKPLALKYHREGFTNFREVMKERDYTSDREHVSWLYTARKAAEREYDALETLYPDVAVPRPVDHNRHAIVMEKIDGVELSRTRLEDEQVVPVLDLILSEMAAAYEEGYVHADMSEYNVFVNSEGITIFDWPQATPTDHENAEEFLERDVKNVVGYFRRKYPRLMVENVDSAALAADIAESAFETVGDYGSQD, from the coding sequence ATGGTCCAGAACGTCGCGGGCATGCTGCGGGAGCTGGAGCCCGAGGACTTCCACCTGCTGTCGGGCGTCGAGCAGGGCATGCGGTTCTCGGAGTGGGTCGCTCGCGAGAAGATTCCGGAGTTCGCGCGGCTCACCCCCGAGGAGGTCGACTACCGGCTCGACAGGTGTCTCGACCGCGACCTCGTAGAGCGCAAGACGATACAGTACGAGGGCTATCGGCTCAAGTTCGAGGGGTACGACGCGCTCGCGCTCCACACCTTCGCCGAGCGCGAGTCCATCGAGGGGTTCGGCGCCCCCCTCGGGGTGGGCAAGGAGAGCGACGTCTACGAGGTCCAGTCGTACAAACCGTTAGCGCTCAAGTACCACCGCGAGGGGTTCACCAACTTCCGGGAAGTGATGAAAGAGCGCGACTACACCTCCGACCGCGAGCACGTCTCGTGGCTCTACACCGCCCGGAAGGCGGCCGAGCGCGAGTACGACGCGCTCGAAACCCTCTATCCCGACGTTGCGGTCCCTCGACCCGTCGACCACAACCGCCACGCCATCGTGATGGAGAAGATAGACGGCGTCGAGCTCTCGCGGACGAGACTCGAAGACGAGCAGGTGGTCCCGGTCCTCGACCTGATACTCTCGGAGATGGCCGCCGCCTACGAGGAGGGGTACGTCCACGCCGACATGAGCGAGTACAACGTCTTCGTCAACAGCGAGGGCATCACCATCTTCGACTGGCCCCAGGCCACCCCGACCGACCACGAGAACGCCGAGGAGTTCCTCGAACGCGACGTGAAGAACGTGGTCGGATACTTCCGGCGGAAGTACCCCCGTCTGATGGTCGAGAACGTGGACTCGGCGGCGCTGGCGGCCGACATCGCCGAGAGCGCGTTCGAGACGGTCGGCGACTACGGGTCACAGGACTAG
- a CDS encoding DUF1328 family protein has translation MLELAIAFFVLALIAGALGAGGVAGLSMDIAKWLVIAFLVLAVVSLVL, from the coding sequence ATTCTCGAACTCGCCATCGCGTTCTTCGTGCTCGCGCTCATCGCGGGGGCGCTGGGGGCTGGCGGCGTCGCGGGGCTCTCGATGGACATCGCCAAGTGGCTGGTGATCGCGTTCCTCGTGCTGGCGGTCGTGTCGCTAGTCCTGTGA
- a CDS encoding 50S ribosomal protein L15e: MAKSFYSHIKEAWKDPDDGDLAELQWQRKQEWRKQGAIERIERPTRLDKARELGYKAKQGVVVARVSVRKGSARKKRFTAGRRSKRQGVNRIYRRKNLQRIAEERSSRKYRNLRVLNSYWVGEDGSQKWFEVILLDPEHPAIENDDDLNWICDDAHKGRAYRGLTSAGQSNRGLQQKGTGTEHTRPSNNSGQGRAK, translated from the coding sequence ATGGCAAAGAGCTTCTATTCCCACATCAAGGAAGCGTGGAAGGACCCGGACGACGGCGATCTCGCCGAACTCCAGTGGCAGCGAAAGCAGGAGTGGCGCAAGCAGGGCGCTATCGAGCGCATCGAACGCCCCACCCGCCTCGACAAGGCCCGCGAACTGGGCTACAAGGCAAAGCAGGGCGTCGTGGTGGCGCGCGTCAGCGTCCGCAAGGGCTCGGCCCGCAAGAAGCGGTTCACGGCCGGTCGGCGCTCGAAGCGCCAAGGCGTCAACCGCATCTACCGGCGCAAGAACCTCCAGCGCATCGCCGAGGAGCGTTCGAGCCGGAAGTACCGAAACCTCCGCGTCCTCAACTCCTACTGGGTCGGCGAGGACGGCAGTCAGAAGTGGTTCGAGGTCATCCTGCTCGACCCCGAGCATCCGGCCATCGAGAACGACGACGACCTCAACTGGATCTGCGACGACGCCCACAAGGGTCGGGCCTACCGCGGCCTGACCAGCGCGGGACAGAGCAACCGCGGCCTCCAGCAGAAGGGCACGGGCACCGAGCACACCCGCCCGAGCAACAACAGCGGTCAGGGCCGCGCGAAGTAA
- the ubaA gene encoding SAMP-activating enzyme E1, protein MSLSLDPTQLDRYSRHIIMDEVGPEGQQALLDAAVLVVGAGGLGAPVIQYLAAAGVGTLGVADDDVVELSNLQRQIIHGDDDVGRPKVESAADFVADLNPDVDVRTHDTRVEPDNVEGLISDYDFVVDATDNFRTRYLVNDACTLSGTPFSHGAIYKFEGQVTTFTTEGPCYRCLFPEAPPEGMIADCASTGVLGVLPGTVGCIQATETVKCLLGAGDLLDGRMVFYDAMAMSFEEVEFRRNPECPVCGDDPIESVAQVEYAEESCPVNAD, encoded by the coding sequence ATGAGCCTCTCGCTCGACCCGACCCAACTCGACCGCTACTCCCGGCACATCATCATGGACGAGGTGGGCCCGGAGGGCCAGCAGGCCCTCCTCGACGCCGCGGTGCTGGTCGTCGGCGCGGGCGGCCTCGGCGCGCCCGTCATCCAGTACCTCGCGGCCGCGGGCGTGGGTACGCTCGGGGTCGCCGACGACGACGTGGTGGAACTCAGCAACCTCCAGCGCCAGATAATCCACGGTGACGACGACGTTGGGCGTCCGAAGGTCGAGTCGGCGGCCGACTTCGTCGCCGACCTCAACCCCGACGTGGACGTGCGGACCCACGACACTCGCGTCGAACCCGACAACGTGGAGGGCCTGATTTCGGACTACGACTTCGTGGTCGACGCGACCGACAACTTCCGGACGCGCTACCTCGTCAACGACGCCTGCACGCTCTCGGGCACCCCCTTCTCCCACGGTGCCATCTACAAGTTCGAGGGGCAGGTCACGACCTTCACGACCGAGGGGCCGTGTTACCGGTGTCTGTTCCCCGAAGCGCCGCCCGAGGGGATGATCGCCGACTGCGCGAGTACGGGAGTTCTGGGCGTCCTGCCGGGCACCGTCGGGTGCATTCAGGCGACCGAGACCGTGAAGTGTCTACTCGGGGCGGGCGACCTCCTCGACGGCCGGATGGTGTTCTACGACGCCATGGCGATGAGCTTCGAGGAGGTCGAGTTCCGGCGGAATCCCGAGTGTCCGGTGTGCGGCGACGACCCCATCGAGTCGGTGGCGCAGGTCGAGTACGCCGAGGAGTCGTGTCCCGTGAACGCCGACTGA
- a CDS encoding DoxX family protein — MATKQIGGANQFESTIGGVTVRGKAHSLSAWFVLALRLMMGYAFLYSGWDKIMAAEPFSAAGYLTGAVPDASPMAGVFAAMGNTPWFVEFVNVAVPWGELLIGLALIVGAVVRLAAFWGAFMMLMFYFGNWDVSHGIINGDFAYMLVFLAVAAFGAGRIVGLDALIEKIDVGGQTLVERYPKLRYVLG, encoded by the coding sequence ATGGCAACCAAACAGATCGGCGGGGCGAATCAGTTCGAGAGCACTATCGGCGGGGTGACCGTCCGAGGGAAGGCCCACAGCCTGAGCGCGTGGTTCGTGCTCGCGCTACGGCTCATGATGGGGTACGCGTTCCTCTACTCGGGCTGGGACAAGATCATGGCCGCCGAGCCGTTCAGCGCGGCTGGCTACCTGACCGGCGCGGTCCCTGACGCCAGCCCGATGGCGGGCGTGTTCGCCGCGATGGGCAACACCCCGTGGTTCGTCGAGTTCGTGAACGTCGCGGTCCCGTGGGGAGAGCTCCTCATCGGACTCGCCCTCATCGTCGGCGCGGTCGTCCGACTCGCCGCGTTCTGGGGCGCGTTCATGATGCTCATGTTCTACTTCGGCAACTGGGACGTGAGCCACGGAATCATCAACGGCGACTTCGCGTACATGCTCGTGTTCCTCGCGGTCGCGGCGTTCGGCGCAGGCCGCATCGTGGGACTCGACGCGCTCATCGAGAAGATCGACGTGGGCGGCCAGACGCTGGTCGAGCGCTACCCCAAGCTCCGGTACGTGCTGGGTTGA
- the gfo6 gene encoding D-xylose 1-dehydrogenase Gfo6, which translates to MDIHDALADFDRRDWQTETDLDPVRFAMVGLGWWTREEAIPAVADSELCETSVLVSSDAEKAEGVADETDADARALTYDDFHDGEATDDYDAVYVCTPNATHLEFAESAAEFGKAVLCEKPMEATAERARRMVEACEDEVPLMVAYRMQTEPAIRRARELVADGALGDPVLVHGHMSQRLLEMIPDPDQWRLDPDLAGPGASVTDLGIYPLNTARFVLDADPEAVSAFARSEDEAFDDVPDERATFQVRFDDGTLAACSASQHAHEGGHLKVVGTEGELTVEPAFMGGAFRGFALEVGETSADVEYERRDQMLEEFDYFAHQLRTGGEILPDGRHGLVDVEAIEAVYESAEEGSVVEV; encoded by the coding sequence ATGGATATCCACGACGCGCTCGCCGACTTCGACCGGCGCGACTGGCAGACTGAGACCGACCTCGACCCCGTCCGGTTCGCCATGGTCGGGTTGGGGTGGTGGACCCGCGAGGAGGCCATTCCGGCGGTCGCCGACTCCGAACTCTGCGAGACGAGCGTCCTCGTCAGTAGCGACGCCGAGAAGGCCGAGGGGGTCGCCGACGAGACCGACGCCGACGCCCGCGCGCTCACCTACGACGACTTCCACGACGGCGAGGCGACCGACGACTACGACGCGGTCTACGTCTGCACGCCCAACGCCACCCACCTCGAATTCGCCGAGTCCGCGGCCGAGTTCGGCAAGGCAGTCCTCTGCGAGAAGCCGATGGAGGCCACCGCCGAGCGCGCCCGTCGGATGGTCGAGGCCTGCGAGGACGAGGTGCCCCTGATGGTGGCCTACCGGATGCAGACCGAACCCGCGATACGCCGCGCCCGCGAACTCGTCGCCGACGGGGCTCTCGGCGACCCAGTCCTCGTCCACGGCCACATGTCCCAGCGGTTGCTGGAGATGATTCCGGACCCCGACCAGTGGCGGCTCGACCCCGACCTCGCCGGGCCCGGCGCGTCGGTCACCGACCTCGGCATCTACCCCCTCAACACCGCGCGGTTCGTCCTCGACGCCGACCCCGAGGCGGTCTCGGCGTTCGCGCGCTCCGAGGACGAGGCGTTCGACGACGTTCCCGACGAGCGCGCGACCTTCCAGGTCCGGTTCGACGACGGCACGCTCGCGGCCTGCTCGGCGAGCCAGCACGCCCACGAGGGCGGCCACCTCAAGGTCGTCGGCACCGAGGGCGAACTGACCGTCGAACCCGCGTTCATGGGCGGCGCGTTCCGGGGGTTCGCGCTCGAAGTCGGCGAGACGAGCGCCGACGTGGAATACGAGCGGAGAGACCAGATGTTAGAGGAGTTCGACTACTTCGCCCACCAGCTCCGGACCGGCGGCGAGATTCTCCCGGACGGTCGCCACGGGCTGGTGGACGTGGAGGCCATCGAGGCCGTCTACGAGAGCGCCGAGGAGGGGTCAGTGGTGGAGGTGTGA